TGATATAAGCATGTGTGCATTAGAATTAACGAGTGCGCTTTACAAATTGgtaacaataatattattagtgTGATACGTGATTCACATGAATGTGCCACAGATTCGTGATTCATGATATAACATGTTTAGTTTGTGTTAGAGACCAACAATGTGTTAGGTCATTGTTTCTATGACCCTACTTAATTTTGTACGGTATCCCTTTAACTCGTGCATTTATTAGAGTTTCAGCCTTGCAATATGCAAATAATTAGTTGAATAATTCACGGCTTTAACTAATATCACTTTGCAGAAAATATTATGAGccattcttaaaaaaaatatataaaaaaagggaaaaagaagaaaatatatgtAAGATATTGTGTTGACTTCTACATTCAATTATTCTATGGAATGTGAATTTTGATTATACTATGTTCATATTccatttaataagaaaaaattgcATGACAAATACTACTCTTCTAGCTTTCTCTCTGTCTCAAAATAAGTGTATGATTTCAAGAATAACGTTGGTTTCACGCGAGAAAGGTGAGGGAAATGAACAATAGAGAGTAGAAAGATAAAAGCAGTGCAGTTATAGATAAATGTCGTGTCAAGTAGTATCATTCTCTAAGGTTCAGTaagttcaaaagcaataaattACAGAAGATAATAAAGGCTTTATCTGACAGCTGGATCCTTTTCTCACTTTAATTTCAGGCTTACACCTTCACCTGATACTCATACTTATATTTCTACCTTCAAAAATGATGTAGAAGTACATAGATATTAACTTAACAAGTGTCTAGACGTAGCTGTTGTAAAATAATGAGAAATCCTTAAACTCTTGCAAATTTTCAACAGCTTCCAACTTTGGACAAGGATGTATGTTTTACTTGAACAAAAAATGAGGTGGTCATGTAAACCCACGTGACAATTtaagattaagaaaaaataaagatttgttCATTATAATTGATGTGGAGATTTTGTCATAATCTATTTGTTCATTCTATTCTAATTGATGTAGAGATTTTATCATGATCTCTTACTAATGTTGATTATAAAAGGAGTATCTTTGTTATGATGGATTTAGGAGTCAAAGTCCTTCAAAAGCAGAAAAAGAGAACTATTTGTTGAGGAAGCAAAGGGCCCACACACAAGACTTGAGGTTATGCAATTCATTTGCTCTGCCATTAATGGAACAGCAACTGGCATATGCCTACTATATACTCTCAAATAATCTTTACTTGTATGTTTAACcgttgaattaaaaacaaatggGGTCCAAATGTGGGGCACTTACATGATTTTGGTCCCTTTGCAAAATCCATGGCCTAAAACCCACATTTATGTGTTCCTTGGATGCAATATAAAATCtaattcttctctctttttctctcaatCTCCACTTCCTGCCGACACTTGTTATATTTACCATTAACTGTTTTTGACATGAGATTAATTATCATGAACTACTACTCTTTTCATCCAATCAGATATTTCTGTTTGTGGCAAtatataattagaaatttatgaCACTTATGTTGCATATATATCATGTAAGTGAAATTTGGAACAACAAACGTATAAATCTTCAAATGCGCTTGTAACATATCGATGTCATTCATTTCATCAGTAATTAGTTACATTACATATGAAGTTTCAAATGTTAGTCTTCCTTTaaatatgttgatgacattgtgGTTTAATGAAGGATCTTTGAGGGATGCATTTGAGTTGATCGacctctttttattattttgttctttGGGGGTGGCCCTTATGGCCATGGGTTGTGGGTGCATCACTTGATTGTCCTTACTATTAACATCTTTTTCTGAATTTCACAACCACCCAGGTGGATCAATTTTGGCACCGTTTGCCGACTCTTTCGCTCCTTTGTATTTTGCACTGAGAGACGTTAAGGAAGTTATGCCAACTGAGCAGCCTTGTGATTTAGCATATGAATTTGGGGATGGGCTTTTCGATGTGAAAGAATTCCCACAAGGATCATTTGTGATTATGTAATGTCGGTGTGCTGCTGTGAGGGAATACATTGCAACTAGATTTTTGGTTCAATAATGTCACCTTCATTTTCAGGAAAAAGATTGAAGATATTCCTGAGGAAAGACGTCATCGGCTGCTGCTTCTGTTAAAACCTAGGTATGTTCCTCTCTCCTTTATGGAAATACTTATATTCAGTAACTTAAATTTGTCTTCCAAATTGATCTTTACTAAGTATGAGAATGTATATCTTTGGGAGATTTTTTGCAGACTTGTATCAATCGCTTGGCAGATAGCAGGTTCGCGATATGAGGATTCCAAGCTTGCAAAGAAAAGTGCATCGCAGTTGTTCGCCAACTCCAACAAAGATGATGTTATGCTTGAATATTATAACTGCCGAACAACCGGAGGTTAGTCAGGTGAATCGGTTCATTGTTATTGTAGGTACTGGTCATACATTAATATAATGAATGCATTCTGTTCCCCATCACTCCATGCTTTTCTTGGAGAGGAGCGAAAtggaaatgaattaaaaaatacagtCCCCATGAAAAGGCCTAtggacttttttctttttcctagtACTTTTTAATAGCTTCTGCTTGCAAAATTCTTCTACTATTGTACTTGAATGTATCTTTTTtggttgaaaagaaaagaaaagaaaaaagaaattctctgtatgtgtgaaagagagagagagtgtgtgtgtaTAATTCTCCTTCCATATTTAGCCCGTCTTAATCTTTAAAAGCTAAGGTTGATTTTGAACATTTGTGTCATAGGACCGATGCCACTTTCCTGGATAAATTCCTACAGAAAGGTAAATTCACAATTCCTTTTTGCTCTTTGCTcttgtaaaatttatttgaagGCTCTGGTTGATTCCTCTGCTACTTTTAAAGGCTATATTTTCTTGCACTGATGGGAAGGCCTATGGACGTCTCATTGGTAAGTTTATTACTTTTTGGCTGAGAAATGCATGGATGCCTTTGCTCAGTTACTGATTCAAGTGACATATGGCGATGAACTTACGTaccatttctttttcttatatatcTCTAGTTTGCAGTGTTCCAACTGTGTATATCACTTTTATCTCAAATCACTTGCAGCAGCAAGTAGgctaaacaaaagaaagaaaaaaaagtaacattatagtatttttaattgatttataccTTGAATCTTTGTATATTCATGCAATATTGTAATTGATGAGATGAACATTCAATTTTACTTGTCAATTTTCTCTGCTAGAGAGGAAGTAAAAAAGAAATGGTGACAAGTGACAACTTTTATGAGGAACTTTTATGATTGATTTGGTGTGTTTGATTGTTCATATTGATCAAATAAAATAGCTATTATTAGAAGAGGTTTCAAATGTTAGTCttctaataagaaaaaattaaaagaaaaaattaaaagaaaataagaaacatcTAAATTTTCTAATTACAATATTTGAAATCTCTCCATAATGATGTCAACCTTGTATAGTATCACTCTTCACTTTTTTAGATTGTGATTTCTTAATGTCGAGCATAGAACTATAGTTGGAGATTGAAGAGGTTTCAAATGTTAGTCTTCCTTTAAATATGCTGATGTCATTGTGGTTTAATGAAGGATCTTTGAGGAATGCATTCGAGTTGATCAaccttttttcattattttgttcTTTGGGGTGCCCTTATGGGTTGTGGGTGCATCATGGTTACAAGGTTATACTTGATTGTCCTTGCTATTAACATCTTTTTCTGAATTTCACAACCACCCAGGTGGATCAATTTTGGCCCCATTTGCTGACTCTTTCGCTCCTTTGTATTTTGCACTGAGAGACATTAAGGAAGTTATGCCAACTGAGCAGCCTTGTGATTTAGCATATGAATTTGGGGATGGGCTTTTCGATGTGAAAGAATTCCCACAAGGCTTTCCAAAACCTGGTAAGCAACATTTGTTTCTTTCATACAATTTGTTTATGACTGTCCGTTCATATTGCATCTTCATACTATTATCATACCATTACCTGAATTCTAAACTCGCCATAATTTTACTCTAAACTTCTCTAGATTTCAGCATGGTCTACTACTATGTCATTGTTTTCTTGGTGACCCTTTTACCACTTCATATGTTTCTTATTCTGTTAAGTGATTATACAACAAATAACAAACAGGGTGGCTATGCATTGCTTAAGGTGCTGCCACGTGCCGACTTTATTTAATTTCGGTTGTCTCTGGTATTTGCAGTTAAACATCCTTACCCTTTCAACGATCAACTTGTTATATATATCCGTCATATAGGTCCAGGGGTTTGTATAGGTCAAGCATGGCAAGAAGGAACAAAGATAGAGCAAGTGCCACGAAAATTATGCAGCGAAATTTTAATGGTGAAGGATTATAGATCATTGTGAGATCATTGAATACAGCATTTCATGATAAATACATATCTAACTAAAGCAAACGAATCCATTCATAaggaacctaattaaaaaacatTAAACATAAAGACAGTTAGACAGAGTctataaaacacaaaaaaacaagGCACTACATAATGATAATAAAGTTATGGATTCAAGAGATAGTGTAGGAAATCCTTCACCAAAAAGGTACCCAAAATGCAAACCATCTTTAAGTGATTATAGGCTTGGCTTAATTAACCGCATTTCAGATGAGCAACTTGGAAGACCAAAGTGGAACGGTGAAACTAAGCTTTCATGATAGAGTTCAAAGATCCTTCCAGATGAGTGCTGAGTTAAAGGACAAAGTTTGGGCATGCCATCACTGGAGCTGTCAATATTAGGAATATCTATGCTGCCAtcatttaaattacataaaacaaACTTGCCACTCGGAGCAATAGCAAGAAGAACATCTTTCAACATGTATATAGGCTGTAGGCTTAAAGGACGACGACCGAGTAGCGGGTGGTGGGGGATTATGGCCAATTTAGTCCAAGACTGAGGAACTCCATACTCCTTCATCAACCAGACAGTCCAATGAGTTTTCTTAGTCTCATAACAAACAGCAAGACAATCCCTCAAGATACCCAATTGGGGAGCCACCCGGTTATCATCATCTGAATCCCTGCTGGGAAGGGAAAACTGATTATAAGTCTCTTTGACCAAGTCAAGGGAAAGAACCCACACAAAACTAAGATAGCGGTGAAAAAGCCAATTCAGAGTGCCAGTGCCACTTACAAAAAGCCCTACAAGATTCACCTGACAACCCCTGTAATTGCCGTCACGAAAATTACGGGAGAAATCCTGGATTGTTCTCCAGGTAGATTTTGGGCCGAATGTAAACATGCGTGATTTCTTATCCAGAATCGCGAAAAGCTTATACTTGTCATTCACATGATCATAACCGAATCCGCAAGTGGAGAGGAGACCTCCAATTTCAAGCGGCTGAGAGGTGAATCCAGTGCAGGGGTTCCACAGCATGGCACGATGGCTTATTATGAATCCATCCTGGCGCTCTTCATCGTGCAAGCACAGCAATCCATTGCAAGAGCCAATGATGAGGCGGAAGCGTCGTCCCTCATAGGGAACTACTTTGGTGGGTTCATGTGGAGGGTTCTCCATCACAGATCGTACGGAGAACACTCCGATTATGGGGTATCTGTAGGTTTGGCTATAATAGGCCATGAGTGGGTGGGTCAAGCCTGGATCCACCGCCATTGAACGCCGAAGGTGGTCCTTGGCAAATTGGGAACTGGAAATTAGGGTTCTCCATGATCTGCAGACGCTGTTCCTTAATGGAACGAGAGACCTCgaatcttatttttctaaatctaaataaaaactaaattgatACAAGACATACATAAACTTGTGGATTAGTCTATTGCATAACTAGTTATAATACACGGAGAAGAaacatttttcgaaaatatgatcaCACCACCACATTGGACTTTTGTATATTTCTAAATTTAGGTTTGGTTCGATAAAATAAGAtactaaacataaaatataaaaaataaaaatataaaaattaatatgtttatattttatttaatgataaattaaaataaatttaaaaaatttaatttatttttaattttttaataaaaaatataattataaaaaattaataagttaTATCTTTTATTAGTGTTTCTATGTCTTTTCTGTCAGAATgaatactaaatttactaattcaGTATTTTGGGATACAATATCTCTCTATATCTTCTATGTCAAACACTATCTTGTGTCTGTATATCTTTGTCTTAATGTCTTGTCTCTGTAAACAAATACATTCTTATATACTCATTTTAAATCTAATATATTCAAATtcgatttaatttaaaattaccaatctcgttatatatttaaatatttttatcaactaagtctaattaaattaatttaaatttaataaaaattactcACATATATGtatgttaattactttttttataaaaaataatattataatatttttacaataacataaaaaatattttattttaacacCAAAAAtgcttaattttttatattaatttttttttaggtcTTTTTCATACATAATTTGTGTGTCTTAATTTAAACACAATCATTACTAAATATTTAACCACTTTCCAGAACAATgattattttagaataaaaaattctacctggcataattatgaataaataattaa
This sequence is a window from Arachis duranensis cultivar V14167 chromosome 2, aradu.V14167.gnm2.J7QH, whole genome shotgun sequence. Protein-coding genes within it:
- the LOC107476305 gene encoding F-box/kelch-repeat protein At3g23880; its protein translation is MAVDPGLTHPLMAYYSQTYRYPIIGVFSVRSVMENPPHEPTKVVPYEGRRFRLIIGSCNGLLCLHDEERQDGFIISHRAMLWNPCTGFTSQPLEIGGLLSTCGFGYDHVNDKYKLFAILDKKSRMFTFGPKSTWRTIQDFSRNFRDGNYRGCQVNLVGLFVSGTGTLNWLFHRYLSFVWVLSLDLVKETYNQFSLPSRDSDDDNRVAPQLGILRDCLAVCYETKKTHWTVWLMKEYGVPQSWTKLAIIPHHPLLGRRPLSLQPIYMLKDVLLAIAPSGKFVLCNLNDGSIDIPNIDSSSDGMPKLCPLTQHSSGRIFELYHESLVSPFHFGLPSCSSEMRLIKPSL